The following nucleotide sequence is from Streptomyces pactum.
TGTTGAGCGCGGCGAGCAGATCGGTGACCTCGGCACCGCGGACCTCGCCCACCACCAGCCGGTCCGGGCGCATCCGCAGCGCCTGCCGCACCAGGTCCCGCAGCGTGACCAGCCCCTTGCCCTCCTGGTTGGCGGGCCGGGTCTCCAGCCGCACCACGTGGGGGTGGTCGGGGCGCAGCTCCGAGGAGTCCTCCGCGAGGACGATCCGTTCGTTCTCGGCCACCAGCCCCAGCAGGGTGCTGAGCAGGGTCGTCTTGCCGGACCCGGTGCCACCGCTGATGAGGAACGACAGCCGGGCGGCGAGCACCGAGCGCAGCAGTGCCTCCCCACGTGGCGGCACCGTGCCCGCCGCGACCAGTTCGGCCAGGGTGAACGCCCGGGGCCGGACCACGCGCAGGGACAGGCAGGTCGAGCCGACCGCCACCGGGGGCAGGACCGCGTGCAGCCGGGTGCCGTCGGGCAGCCGGGCGTCCACCCACGGCCGGGCGTCGTCCAGCCGCCGGCCGGCCACGGCGGCGAGCCGCTGGGCGAGCCTGCGGATCGCCGCGGCGTCGCGGAACCGGACCGCGGTGCGCTGCAGCCCCGACCCGCGATCCACCCACACCTGGTCCGGTGCGGTGACCAGCACGTCGGTGACGTCCGGCGCGGCCAGCAGGGGCTCCAGCGGGCCGGTGCCGACAAGCTCGGAGCGGAGCGAGTCGGCGGCGCCGAGCACCTCGGTGTCGCCGAGCAGCCGGCCCTCCTCGCGCAGTGCGGCGGCGACCCGGGCCGGGGTGGGCTCGGCGCCGCTGGCGGCCAGCCGCACGCGCACCGCGTCCAGCAGCCCGGGCGGCTGGTGGTCGGTGCCGGGTACCCGGGTCATCCGGGAACACCCCCTCCGGCGGTCGCGGCCCTCGCCCAGAACTCGGCGCAGAACCTGGCCAGTGGCCCGCGCCCGCCGGCGCCCGGTGGGCCGCCGCCGTCCGGGGCGCCGCCCGGCTGTG
It contains:
- a CDS encoding TadA family conjugal transfer-associated ATPase; amino-acid sequence: MTRVPGTDHQPPGLLDAVRVRLAASGAEPTPARVAAALREEGRLLGDTEVLGAADSLRSELVGTGPLEPLLAAPDVTDVLVTAPDQVWVDRGSGLQRTAVRFRDAAAIRRLAQRLAAVAGRRLDDARPWVDARLPDGTRLHAVLPPVAVGSTCLSLRVVRPRAFTLAELVAAGTVPPRGEALLRSVLAARLSFLISGGTGSGKTTLLSTLLGLVAENERIVLAEDSSELRPDHPHVVRLETRPANQEGKGLVTLRDLVRQALRMRPDRLVVGEVRGAEVTDLLAALNTGHEGGCGTVHANAAADVPARLEALGSTAGLDRAALHSQLAAALSVVIHLARDRDGRRRIAEIHVLERDASGLVTTVPAVVWGRAGCERAAGWPRLRSLCLRRGGAL